A portion of the Lathamus discolor isolate bLatDis1 chromosome 5, bLatDis1.hap1, whole genome shotgun sequence genome contains these proteins:
- the ARHGEF33 gene encoding LOW QUALITY PROTEIN: rho guanine nucleotide exchange factor 33 (The sequence of the model RefSeq protein was modified relative to this genomic sequence to represent the inferred CDS: substituted 1 base at 1 genomic stop codon) has product MDSNKQEGETESVPVSTPATQISQLQALASELKAGFTEAMQELSRIQHGEYALEEKVKSCRCAMEEKVAEMKNSLNTFKEELSDAKSMIEEISAKQEEMQQKIEQLQQEKRRESRKMKAKRAQKDDHGSQTVPTPLQGSPFRSINLPEPVLINEDFTSLLHNVTYEKVSDTRIMPMGEGSVKVIGGPGMSFTLPXTDDSLKPSLTTEGQPKVHLPSTVWKQPKDTKDWGDEYISKEQPERGKDMGQSRYSSADNIICEPSLAAKRQNIALELLESERKYVINLSLILKIKATLQGPDVKRSTKERSFFPNSLRYLVQQHVDLLHALQERVLSWPRQGILGDIFLKLTNDENNFLDYYVAYLRDLPECISLIHVVILKEVEEEIKSDLYILFFHIVQRIPEYLIHLQNVLKFTDQEHPDYYLLLVCVQRLRVFISHYSLLFQCNEDLLIQKRKKLKKSSLVKLYKGLTSQCTSQEVSPTPSATSVRDSGIHSEETIQSFPPAPSSGTTTPHLMPQMKKPQPTVMENIQAVKSPDWEMESRKHERPENILASSQLTEQELKALTAPLQSIPEMEYEAPPADAVGNTDRAIRTSVELLQDTRNFAPSYEEFDYPGEVFTLPGPYEDDAFQNIALFENCSPASSESSLDICFLRPVNFTSEPERTDHALQPLPKSCTPVSSSTYKREMFHSKGKQLSRSLKELPRSAEGVSTRLYSTRSSSGSRLQQKQERNVQPHMISASSRSSQRSYFPPQRGAGEKQSFLEVRRELHAEDNTRFCQKDDNEQTSFSDHNPRHEPKGGFRSSFRKLFKKK; this is encoded by the exons ATGGACTCAAACAAACAAGAAG GAGAGACGGAAAGTGTGCCTGTGAGTACCCCTGCAACACAGATTTCCCAG TTGCAGGCATTAGCCTCTGAGTTGAAGGCGGGTTTCACAGAAGCGATGCAGGAGCTGTCACGGATCCAGCATGGCGAGTACGCCCTGGAGGAGAAGGTCAAGAGCTGCCGCTGTGCCATGGAAGAGAAAGTGGCTGAGATGAAGAATTCCCTCAACACGTTCAAG GAGGAGCTCAGCGATGCAAAATCAATGATTGAAGAAATCAGTGCCAAGCAGGAggaaatgcaacagaaaattgagcagctgcagcaagagaagCGGCGGGAATCACGGAAAATGAAAGCTAA AAGAGCACAGAAGGATGATCATGGGTCACAGACGGTACCCACACCTCTCCAGGGCAGCCCGTTTCGATCCATTAACCTCCCAGAACCTGTGCTGATCAATGAAGATTTTACAAGTCTTCTACATAACGTGACTTATGAAAAAG TGTCTGACACCAGGATCATGCCAATGGGAGAAGGAAGCGTGAAAGTCATAGGAGGTCCAG GAATGTCTTTCACTTTGCCAT AGACAGATGACAGCCTGAAGCCATCTTTGACAACAGAGGGGCAGCCGAAAGTGCATCTGCCATCAACAGTGTGGAAGCAGCCCAAGGACACCAAGGACTGGGGAGATGAATACATTTCAAAAGAGCAACctgagagagggaaagacaTGGGCCAAAGCAGATACAGCTCAGCTGACAACATTATATGCGAACCCTCTTTGGCTG CCAAAAGGCAGAACATCGctttggagctgctggagtCAGAAAGGAAATATGTCATCAACCTTTCCCTAATCCTGAAGATCAAGGCCACGCTGCAAGGGCCAGATGTGAAGAGGAGCACCAAAGAGAGAAG TTTCTTCCCCAACTCTTTGCGGTACCTGGTCCAGCAGCATGTCGACTTACTTCACGCTCTGCAGGAGCGAGTCCTGAGCTGGCCACGACAAGGGATTCTAGGAGACATCTTCCTGAAATTAACAAACGATGAG AATAATTTTCTGGACTACTATGTTGCTTACCTGAGGGACCTGCCAGAATGCATCTCTCTGATCCATGTGGTGATCCTGAAGGAG gtaGAAGAAGAAATCAAGTCTGATCTCTACATTCTGTTCTTCCATATAGTCCAGCGAATCCCTGAATACCTTATTCATCTACAG AATGTCCTGAAATTCACGGACCAAGAGCATCCTGACTATTACCTGCTGCTGGTGTGTGTGCAGCGCCTCCGGGTTTTCATCTCACACTATAGTCTCCTCTTCCAATGCAATGAAGACCTCCTtatacagaagaggaaaaagctgaagaa GTCATCCCTGGTGAAGCTGTACAAAGGTCTCACCTCCCAGTGTACGAGCCAAGAGGTTTCTCCAACACCCAGTGCGACATCTGTCCGGGACAGTGGGATCCACTCGGAAGAGACAATACAGTCATTCCCACCAGCACCTTCCTCTGGCACCACAACCCC GCATTTGATGCCCCAGATGAAGAAACCCCAGCCAACCGTGATGGAGAACATCCAGGCTGTAAAGTCCCCTGACTGGGAAATGGAAAGTAGAAAACATGAGAGGCCAGAGAACATCCTTGCATCCTCCCAGCTCACAGAGCAGGAACTCAAGGCTTTGACAGCCCCTTTACAATCCATCCCTGAAATGGAGTACGAAGCACCACCAGCTGATGCAGTGGGGAACACTGACAGAGCCATCAGGacctctgtggagctgctgcaggataCGAGAAACTTTGCACCAAGCTACGAAGAGTTTGACTACCCTGGGGAAGTTTTCACCCTGCCAGGACCCTATGAAGATGATGCCTTCCAAAACATCGCTCTCTTTGAGAATTGCTCCCCAGCCTCTTCCGAGTCCAGCTTAGACATTTGCTTCCTTAGGCCTGTTAACTTCACATCAGAACCAGAGAGGACAGATCATGCCTTACAGCCATTGCCTAAGAGCTGCACTCCTGTAAGCAGCAGTACGTACAAGCGTGAGATGTTCCACAGCAAAGGCAAGCAGCTGAGCAGGTCTCTGAAGGAGCTGCCAAGGAGCGCTGAGGGTGTGAGCACCAGGCTCTACAGCACACGGAGCAGCAGCGGGAGccggctgcagcagaagcaggagaggAATGTCCAGCCTCACATGATCTCAGCCTCATCTCGAAGCTCCCAAAGGAGCTACTTCCCCCCACAGAGAGGAGCGGGTGAAAAACAGAGCTTTTTGGAAGTAAGGAG gGAGCTCCATGCAGAAGACAACACCAGGTTCTGCCAGAAGGATGACAATGAGCAAACATCCTTCAGCGACCACAACCCACGGCACGAGCCCAAGGGGGGTTTCCGGAGCTCCTTCCGCAAGctcttcaaaaagaaataa